A single region of the Sphingobium sp. TKS genome encodes:
- a CDS encoding glycosyltransferase family 2 protein — MTAWQPPSTLKAAAAAPLFSVIIPTYQRRDAVVAAVMSALEQTIAIIEVIVVIDGSTDGTEVALGAINDPRLKVIVQENRGAAAARNKGIDHARGRYIAFLDCDDRFLPHHLADLLPLVQESEDVVAYGQVLADRGEGRNFLKPPRAIASGETMDRYLMCDRGFIQTSSMALSRMLAGKVRYREDVKFGDDTDFALRLSLAGARFLMTERPGTIWADRHADDRLSAVRGSIGSLAWLKDLRPHISPRAFSAYMGWHAAKSIWPTSRRQAMRYYLGAVCRGAFGPRLAATVLLQIVMPDPVYRRISDRWIDFSHMLAGRGQRL; from the coding sequence CCGTCCACTCTGAAAGCGGCAGCCGCCGCGCCGCTCTTTTCGGTCATAATCCCGACCTATCAGCGCCGTGATGCAGTGGTCGCCGCCGTGATGTCCGCGCTCGAACAGACCATCGCCATCATCGAGGTCATCGTCGTGATCGACGGATCGACCGATGGGACGGAAGTGGCGCTAGGCGCGATCAACGATCCGCGCCTCAAGGTCATCGTGCAGGAAAATCGCGGCGCGGCGGCGGCCCGGAACAAGGGCATCGACCATGCGCGCGGGCGCTATATCGCCTTTCTCGACTGCGACGACCGCTTCCTGCCGCATCATCTGGCCGACCTGTTGCCGCTGGTGCAGGAGAGCGAGGATGTCGTCGCCTATGGCCAGGTGCTGGCGGATCGCGGCGAAGGACGCAATTTCCTGAAGCCCCCCCGCGCCATCGCCAGCGGCGAGACGATGGACCGCTATCTGATGTGCGATCGCGGTTTCATCCAGACCAGCAGCATGGCGCTCAGCCGGATGCTGGCGGGGAAAGTCCGCTACCGCGAGGATGTGAAATTCGGGGACGATACTGATTTCGCGCTGCGCCTGTCGCTGGCCGGGGCGCGTTTCCTGATGACGGAACGGCCGGGCACCATCTGGGCAGACCGGCACGCCGACGACCGGCTGTCGGCCGTGCGCGGCAGCATCGGCAGCCTGGCCTGGCTCAAGGATCTGCGCCCGCATATCAGCCCCCGCGCCTTTTCCGCCTATATGGGCTGGCATGCCGCGAAAAGCATCTGGCCGACCAGCCGGCGGCAGGCGATGCGCTATTATTTGGGGGCAGTCTGCCGGGGGGCTTTCGGGCCAAGGCTGGCGGCGACGGTGCTGTTGCAGATCGTGATGCCCGACCCAGTCTATCGCCGCATTTCCGACCGGTGGATCGACTTTTCTCACATGCTTGCGGGCAGAGGACAGCGGCTATGA
- a CDS encoding endo-1,4-beta-xylanase, producing the protein MKRREFLAGAAALTACSPIPQSAAQVGGTAGLAAHARKSGRYFGAAIKSRQLREDPDFTAAIARECDMVVQEYELKRGTTEPKPGKYDFSGADQIIAFAQEHGMRARGHALVWYAAQPPWLEPALKRADNAGREELMTSYIDTAMRRYAGKIREWDVVNEAIEPNDGRADGMRAKSMWLDALGEDYIDIAFHRAREVDPRPMRFLTDFGLEHDSPRCERRRTAMLKLLDRLMARNVPVDAIGIQGHLKPYREGFNQAVFARFLEQLNGYGLALSVTEFDIADRGGPPNPDKRDREVASVAKAFLDVALDNPAMRSVLCWGLSDRYSWLSNFKDYKWPDGQLSRGLPLDGQMRRKPLWDAIAAAFDAAPAIRSAGA; encoded by the coding sequence ATGAAGCGACGCGAATTTCTGGCCGGAGCGGCGGCGCTGACCGCCTGTTCGCCCATTCCGCAAAGTGCGGCGCAGGTCGGCGGGACGGCGGGCCTTGCCGCCCACGCCCGCAAGTCGGGCCGCTATTTCGGCGCCGCGATCAAATCGCGCCAATTGCGCGAAGACCCCGATTTCACGGCCGCCATCGCCCGCGAATGCGACATGGTGGTTCAGGAATATGAGCTGAAGCGCGGCACCACCGAGCCCAAGCCCGGAAAATATGATTTCAGCGGCGCCGACCAGATCATCGCCTTCGCGCAGGAGCATGGCATGCGGGCGCGGGGGCATGCGCTGGTCTGGTACGCCGCGCAGCCGCCTTGGCTGGAGCCGGCGTTGAAGCGCGCCGACAATGCGGGACGCGAGGAGTTGATGACCAGCTATATCGACACCGCCATGCGCCGCTATGCGGGCAAGATCCGCGAATGGGATGTCGTCAACGAAGCGATCGAGCCCAATGACGGCCGCGCCGACGGCATGCGCGCCAAAAGCATGTGGCTGGACGCACTCGGCGAGGATTATATCGATATCGCCTTCCACCGCGCCCGCGAGGTCGATCCCCGGCCCATGCGGTTCCTGACCGATTTCGGACTGGAACATGACTCGCCCCGTTGCGAACGGCGGCGCACCGCCATGCTGAAACTGCTCGACCGGCTGATGGCGCGGAACGTGCCGGTCGATGCGATCGGCATACAGGGGCATTTGAAGCCCTATAGGGAAGGCTTCAACCAGGCGGTTTTCGCGCGCTTTCTGGAACAGCTCAACGGATATGGCCTGGCGCTGTCGGTGACCGAATTCGACATTGCCGACCGGGGCGGACCGCCCAATCCGGACAAGCGGGACCGCGAAGTCGCCTCGGTCGCGAAAGCATTTCTGGACGTGGCACTGGACAATCCAGCAATGCGCTCGGTGCTCTGCTGGGGGCTGTCAGACCGCTATAGCTGGCTGTCCAATTTCAAGGATTATAAATGGCCCGACGGCCAGCTTTCGCGTGGCCTGCCGCTGGACGGGCAGATGCGCCGCAAGCCGCTATGGGACGCCATTGCCGCCGCCTTCGACG